One segment of Natronosalvus halobius DNA contains the following:
- a CDS encoding HNH endonuclease, which produces MRCPTCEKSLQTERGLRQHHTKVHGEPLPNRTCTGCGLEFYDPKSRRVYCDDYNPNGGSNNGNWKDAMEEASCVRCDETFEYYPSNKEGVYCPSCVADADGLLRDNPSAPGERVSTMCAYCDANLEVYPSRVEANERGVFCDRTCYGNWLSETIVGENHHQWAGGPISYGRAWWKIRRRALERDDYRCQACGRDNEAIGRNPDVHHVIPVRTFDDPEDAHTLDNVVSLCRRCHRLAEEGSIAVSPDGKR; this is translated from the coding sequence GTGCGCTGTCCGACCTGTGAGAAGTCCCTGCAGACGGAGCGGGGATTGCGACAACACCACACGAAAGTCCACGGAGAGCCACTGCCGAACCGGACGTGTACGGGCTGTGGCCTCGAGTTCTACGATCCGAAGTCGAGACGAGTCTACTGCGACGACTACAATCCGAACGGCGGCTCGAACAACGGCAACTGGAAGGATGCCATGGAGGAGGCTTCGTGCGTGCGTTGTGACGAGACGTTCGAGTACTATCCCTCGAACAAGGAGGGCGTGTACTGTCCGTCGTGCGTCGCTGACGCGGATGGACTGCTCCGGGACAATCCGTCGGCGCCGGGTGAACGGGTATCGACCATGTGTGCGTACTGCGACGCTAATCTCGAGGTCTATCCGTCCCGTGTTGAGGCGAACGAGCGCGGCGTGTTCTGTGATCGGACGTGTTACGGAAACTGGCTCTCGGAGACGATCGTCGGCGAGAATCACCACCAGTGGGCCGGTGGCCCGATATCGTACGGGCGAGCGTGGTGGAAAATACGCCGGCGGGCGCTCGAACGAGACGACTATCGCTGTCAGGCGTGTGGCCGCGACAACGAGGCGATTGGGCGAAATCCCGACGTCCATCACGTCATCCCGGTCCGAACGTTCGACGACCCCGAAGACGCCCATACTCTGGATAACGTCGTTTCACTCTGTCGTCGTTGTCATCGACTGGCAGAGGAGGGGTCGATCGCCGTTTCACCTGACGGAAAAAGGTAA
- a CDS encoding PadR family transcriptional regulator, whose protein sequence is MARWLQSGRRRDICYLLAAMEAARGQQLKSALESHYDERLEPKAFYGSLSALVDAGFVEKDVEGLHDVYRLTDAGEARVREHGSWVRACLEGENGNDGPE, encoded by the coding sequence ATGGCGAGATGGCTTCAGAGCGGGCGGCGACGCGATATCTGTTACCTCCTCGCAGCGATGGAGGCGGCGCGCGGCCAGCAACTCAAGTCGGCCCTCGAGTCCCACTACGACGAGCGCCTCGAGCCGAAGGCGTTCTACGGATCGCTGTCGGCACTCGTCGACGCGGGGTTCGTCGAGAAGGACGTCGAGGGACTCCACGACGTCTATCGCCTGACCGACGCCGGCGAGGCTCGCGTGCGCGAACACGGGTCGTGGGTGCGGGCGTGTCTCGAGGGCGAAAACGGGAACGACGGTCCCGAATAA
- a CDS encoding acyl-CoA dehydrogenase: MDFSLSPEQAQIRDMVAEFVDEEIVPVASEIDHEDEFPRDLVDQMADLGLMGMPFPEEYGGAGLDYHSYAIGIEEISRGSGGLGTVVAAHISLAGNMLYEFGDESQKEAYLTPLAEGKDVGAFALSEAGAGSDVPSMTTTAERDGDEYVVNGGKLWISNGSVADTVTLFAKTDPDAGNRGISSFVVRPEEDDGFYVEGTEEKLGDKGCPTAELRFDDLRIPADRRLGEEGDGFVQALKTLNGGRITIAARGVGIARAAFDEARSYAGEREQFGQPIGEFQAIKHKLADMDTKIQAAKLLMHRAADNKIRGEDYITEAAQAKLYASEVSREVANEGIQIHGGYGYTKDFPAERFYRDAKLNEIYEGTSEILRNTIGDRLLE, encoded by the coding sequence ATGGACTTCAGCCTCTCGCCGGAGCAGGCACAGATTCGGGACATGGTCGCGGAGTTCGTCGACGAGGAGATCGTGCCCGTCGCGAGCGAGATCGACCACGAAGACGAGTTTCCGCGAGATCTCGTCGACCAGATGGCCGACCTGGGCCTGATGGGGATGCCGTTTCCCGAGGAGTACGGTGGCGCGGGTCTCGACTACCACTCCTACGCGATCGGGATCGAGGAGATTTCCCGGGGCTCGGGTGGACTGGGAACCGTCGTCGCCGCGCACATCTCGCTGGCGGGGAACATGCTCTACGAGTTCGGTGACGAATCTCAGAAGGAGGCGTACCTGACGCCGCTCGCCGAGGGGAAAGACGTCGGCGCGTTCGCCCTCTCCGAAGCCGGAGCCGGCAGCGACGTGCCCTCGATGACGACGACGGCCGAACGTGATGGAGACGAATACGTCGTCAACGGCGGGAAGCTCTGGATCTCGAACGGATCCGTCGCCGACACCGTCACCCTCTTCGCGAAGACCGATCCCGACGCCGGCAACCGCGGCATCTCCTCGTTCGTTGTACGCCCCGAGGAGGACGACGGCTTCTACGTCGAGGGCACGGAGGAGAAGCTCGGCGACAAGGGCTGTCCTACCGCCGAACTCCGCTTCGACGACCTCCGGATCCCTGCCGACCGTCGACTCGGCGAGGAGGGCGACGGCTTCGTCCAGGCACTCAAGACGCTCAACGGCGGCCGCATCACCATCGCGGCCCGTGGCGTCGGCATCGCCCGTGCCGCCTTCGACGAAGCCCGGTCGTACGCCGGCGAGCGCGAGCAGTTCGGCCAGCCCATCGGCGAGTTCCAGGCCATCAAGCACAAACTCGCGGACATGGACACGAAGATCCAGGCCGCGAAACTGCTGATGCACAGGGCCGCCGACAACAAGATCCGCGGCGAGGACTACATCACCGAGGCCGCTCAGGCGAAACTCTACGCCAGCGAGGTCTCCCGTGAGGTCGCCAACGAGGGCATCCAGATCCACGGTGGCTACGGCTACACCAAGGACTTCCCCGCCGAGCGCTTCTACCGGGACGCCAAACTCAACGAGATCTACGAGGGCACGAGCGAGATTCTGCGAAATACGATTGGGGACCGACTCCTCGAGTAA